From Chiroxiphia lanceolata isolate bChiLan1 chromosome 11, bChiLan1.pri, whole genome shotgun sequence, the proteins below share one genomic window:
- the NINJ1 gene encoding ninjurin-1 isoform X2: MGRRRARSRRLPRGRLQFFQRNGPLNINHYANKKSAAESMLDIALLMANASQLKAVMEQGPSFNFYIPLIVLISLSLTLQIMVGVLLIFLVKYDLNNPAKHGKLDFLNNLATGLVFIIVVVNIFITAFGVQKPIADSAPKQ, from the exons AAGGTTGCAGTTCTTCCAAAGGAACGGGCCCCTCAACATCAACCACTACGCCAACAAGAAGAGCGCGGCTGAGAGCATGTTGGACATTGCCCTGCTCATGGCCAACGCGTCCCAGCTGAAAGCTGTGATGGAGCAAGGACCTTCTTTCAACTTCTACATCCCCCTCATCGTTCTCATCAGTCTGTCACTCACACTGCAAATTATGGTGGGAGTGCTCCTGATATTCCTTG taaaatatgACCTTAACAACCCTGCAAAACATGGAAAGCTGGATTTCCTCAACAACCTTGCAACTGGACTAGTATTCATTATAGTAGTTGTGAATATTTTTATCACTGCCTTTGGAGTGCAGAAACCAATTGCTGATTCAGCACCAAAACAATAA